Proteins encoded by one window of Agelaius phoeniceus isolate bAgePho1 chromosome 5, bAgePho1.hap1, whole genome shotgun sequence:
- the LOC129119742 gene encoding solute carrier family 23 member 1-like: MTPSSDKDINGLGNPSFEGKRGSHCHFSPVHAAWGPEEGGGTSHSETKLGYTVTDVPPWYLCILLGIQHFLTAIGGLVAVPLMLSKGLCLQHDLLTQSHLISTIIFVSGICTLLQVLFGVRLPIIQGGTLTFLTPTLAMLSLPDWKCPAWTNNASLVNASSPEFIQVWQTRMREVQGTIIVTSCFQIFVGFSGLIGFLMRFIGPLTIAPTITLVVLPLFESAGDMAGQHWGIAFLTTFFIVLFSQYLKHVAVPLPSYQRGKKSHFSPVYLFQIFPVLLGLSLSWLLCYVLTVTSVLPAAPSAYGHLARTDSRGDVLSQAPWFRLPYPGQWGTPTVSLAGIFGILAGVISSMLESVGDYYACARLCGAPPPPEHAISRGIGVEGIGCLLAGAWGTGSGTTSYSENVGALGITKVGSRMVIIAGACAMLLSGILGKVGAMLASIPIPVIGGMFLVMFGVIAAVGISSLQYTDMNSSRNIFIFGFSLFAGLTIPSWANKNSALLKTGIIQLDQVILVLLTTGMFVGGLLGFILDNTIPGTQEERGLLAWKQSHKGGMESSQLISKVYDLPFGIGTRYCNVSWFRYLPACPKKLSCDKSMDELKATRQKTSVEACLERNSEVGADTPVSTNWC, encoded by the exons ATGACACCCTCTTCAGACAAAGATATCAATGGGCTAGGTAACCCCAGCTTTGAG GGTAAACGTGGGAGCCACTGCCATTTCTCACCAGTTCATGCTGCCTGGGGCCCAGAGGAGGGTGGAGGCACTAGCCACAGTGAGACCAAGCTTGGCTACACTGTCACAGATGTGCCACCCTGGTATCTGTGCATCCTGCTGGGCATTCAG CACTTCTTGACAGCCATAGGAGGTCTTGTAGCCGTCCCGTTGATGCTCTCCAAAGGCCTTTGCCTCCAGCACGACCTACTGACCCAGAGCCACCTGATCAGCACCATCATCTTTGTCTCAGGAATTTGCACCCTGCTGCAAGTCCTCTTTGGAGTGAG GCTGCCTATTATTCAAGGAGGGACTTTAACATTCCTGACCCCCACCTTGGCAATGCTGTCTCTCCCCGACTGGAAGTGCCCTGCCTGGAcaaacaatgccagcctggtgAATGCCTCTTCACCAGAATTCATCCAAGTCTGGCAGACACGGATGCGAGAG gtgcAAGGAACTATCATTGTAACTTCTTGCTTTCAAATCTTCGTTGGATTTTCTGGCCTGATTGGATTTCTGATGAGGTTCATCGGCCCCCTGACAATTGCCCCCACTATCACCTTGGTTGTACTACCTCTGTTTGAGTCAGCTGGAGATAtggctgggcagcactggggcataGCATTCCT GACTACTTTTTTCATAGTTCTGTTCTCTCAGTACTTGAAACACGTTGCTGTGCCGCTGCCATCTTACCAGAGAGGCAAGAAGTCCCACTTCTCTCCAGTCTACCTCTTCCAGATCTTCCCG gtgctgctggggctctcgctgagctggctgctctgctACGTGCTGACAGTGACCAGCGTCCTCCCTGCGGCCCCCAGTGCCTACGGCCACCTGGCCCGGACAGACAGCCGCGGGGACGTTCTGTCACAGGCTCCCTGGTTCCGGCTGCCTTACCCAG GCCAGTGGGGAACGCCAACGGTGAGCCTGGCCGGGATCTTTGGCATCCTAGCCGGGGTGATTTCCTCCATGCTGGAGTCCGTGGGCGATTACTACGCCTGTGCCCGCCTGTGcggggccccgccgccgccggagcACGCCATCAGCCGCGGCATCGGCGTGGAGGGCATCGGCTgcctgctggccggggcctgGGGCACGGGCAGCGGCACCACGTCCTACAGCGAGAATGTGGGAGCCCTGGGCATCACCAAG GTGGGGAGCCGAATGGTGATCATTGCTGGTGCCTGTGCCATGCTCCTGAGCGGCATCTTGGGGAAGGTTGGGGCCATGCTGGCCAgcattcccatccctgtgaTTGGAGGCATGTTCCTCGTCATGTTCGGAGTTATCGCGGCAGTGGGCATCTCCAGTTTGCAG TATACAGATATGAACTCCTCAAGAAACATCTTTATCTTTGGATTTTCTCTATTTGCTGGCCTCACAATTCCCAGCTGGGCAAACAAAAATAGTGCTCTGCTGAAAACAG gaATCATCCAGCTTGACCAAGTGATCCTGGTGCTTCTCACCACTGGCATGTTTGTGGGTGGACTTCTGGGCTTTATCCTGGATAACACCATTCCAG GAACACAGGAGGAGCGGGGGCTCCTGGCATGGAAGCAGAGCCACaagggagggatggagagctCTCAGCTCATTTCCAAGGTCTATGATCTTCCCTTTGGCATAGGCACCAGATACTGCAATGTCTCTTGGTTTCGCTATCTCCCTGCTTGCCCCAAAAAACTGTCTTGTGACAAGAGCATGGATGAACTGAAGGCTACTAGGCAGAAAACCAGTGTTGAAGCATGCTTAGAAAGAAACTCTGAGGTTGGTGCTGATACACCAGTCAGCACCAATTGGTGCTGA
- the STRA8 gene encoding stimulated by retinoic acid gene 8 protein homolog, with protein MAKQHLPQAHHWVPLARLFSSLRGRVLSQSDSCASKYQVLRKAKTSIQKLEQTLCSLLKMKASCSLEDGSPSSLEEVREEYVRRQFGSQSTTSASEDMSESDSAIWYLLQECEKQTLEEYEKPELIQFSDTLSPDLVEFERYLYFYKHTVDLLVEHGIVCTGEVPLPEVSTAISHLWQELSEESRDSILQYCSQRDFLMDPKAACPEPACTEGSVRDSGGNSEEASGSSVSTPEEVMFEDAFDVAAGFLDRSKAQGLSSQSSAFASCTSENPEDHQRLYVQVTDFLKQLFFTNTQFCQEEDLHYDHETVMLRCTETFDDEDF; from the exons ATGGCAAAGCAGCACTTGCCACAGGCACACCACTGGGTTCCTCTGGCAAGACTCTTCAGCAGCTTGCGGGGAAGAGTTTTATCCCAGTCAGACAGCTGTGCCTCGAAG TATCAGGTTTTGCGTAAGGCTAAGACATCTATCCAGAAGCTGGAGCAAACCTTGTGTTCTTTGCTGAAGATGAAAG CCAGCTGCAGTCTGGAGGATGGGAGCCCATCCAGCTTGGAGGAAGTCAGGGAGGAATATGTCAGGAGGCAATTCGGCAGTCAAAG CACTACATCAGCCTCAGAAGATATGAGTGAAAGTGACTCTGCCATCTGGTATTTGCTTCAAGAATGTGAAAAACAAACACTGGAAGAATATGAGAAGCCAGAATTGATCCAGTTTTCAGACACTTTATCCCCAGATCTAGTGGAATTTGAACG aTACCTGTATTTTTATAAGCACACAGTGGACCTGCTGGTAGAGCATGGAATTGTTTGCACTGGAGAGGTGCCTCTTCCTGAGGTCTCCACAGCTATTTCCCATCTCTGGCAAGAGCTTTCTGaagagagcagggacagcatctTGCAGTACTGTAGCCAGAGAGATTTCCTCATGGATCCCAAGGCTGCTTGCCCAGAGCCTGCTTGCACTGAAGGTAGTGTGAGGGACAGCGGAGGTAACAGTGAGGAAGCCAGTGGTTCCTCAGTCTCCACACCAGAGGAA GTGATGTTTGAAGATGCATTTGATGTTGCTGCTGGTTTCCTTGACAGAAGCAAGGCTCAGGGATTGTCCAGCCAGAG TTCAGCATTTGCAAGCTGCActtctgaaaatccagaggatCACCAGAGACTCTATGTGCAGGTCACTGACTTCTTAAAACAGCTCTTCTTCACTAATACACAGTTTTGCCAG GAAGAAGATCTTCACTATGATCATGAGACTGTGATGCTGCGGTGCACGGAGACCTTCGATGATGAAGATTTCTAA